A region of Vigna radiata var. radiata cultivar VC1973A chromosome 10, Vradiata_ver6, whole genome shotgun sequence DNA encodes the following proteins:
- the LOC106775330 gene encoding uncharacterized protein LOC106775330 produces the protein MNTDITASTKPEYPVVDRNPPFTKVVGNFSTLDYLRFVTITGVSVTVGYLSGIKPGIRGPSMVTGGLIGVMGGFMYAYQNSAGRLMGFFPNDDEVARHNKK, from the exons ATGAACACAGACATCACTGCATCCACCAAACCGGAGTACCCTGTCGTTGATCGCAACCCTCCCTTCACCAAGGTTGTCGGCAACTTCAGTACTCTCGATTATCTCCGATTCGTCACCATCACTGGCGTTTCCGTCACCGTCGGCTATCTCTCCG GGATTAAGCCTGGAATTAGGGGTCCTTCGATGGTTACAGGGGGTCTGATTGGAGTGATGGGTGGCTTCATGTATGCTTACCAAAATTCTGCGGGGAGACTCATGGGATTCTTCCCCAACGACGACGAGGTAGCTCGACACAACAAAAAGTAA